The Bartonella bovis 91-4 sequence GACCAGATTGAATATATCATTAGCTTACTGAATGCGAGGGGCGAAACTGCAGAGGGAACAATTGATAATCTCAAAAACATAGTTGGCCATAATACTTGTGGGGTTGAAGGAGTTCGTGAACTTGAAGAAATACAGGAGATTTTTGTCGCTAGTGATTATAAGGACTGTATGAAAACTGACCCATCAGTTGTACGTGGGCTGGATTATTATACGGGGCCTGTTTTTGAAGCTGAATTACGTGACATGTGCGGACAAAAGCTTACTTTTGGATCTATTGGTGGGGGTGGACGCTATGATGGTTTGATTGCACGTTTTCGTAATGACAACGTCCCCACAACGGGTTTTTCAATTGGTTTATCACGCTTAATAGTAATTTTACAAAACACTGAAAAATTGCGTGTGATAGAAAAAACAGGCCCGGTTGTGGTGTTGATGATGGATAAAGAACCAGGCAACGTTGCACGTTATCAGAACATGGTGATGCAATTGCGCAATGAAGGCATTCGTTCTGAAGTATATTTAGGGGAGTCAGGTATTAAAGCACAAATGAAATATGCAGATCGACGCCGTGCACCTTGTGTGGTGATACAAGGGTCACAAGAATGTGAGCGTGGAGTAGTTCAGATTAAAGATTTGGTAGAAGGTGCGCGTTTAGCCAATGAAATTAAGGATAATCAAACATGGCGTGAAAGCCGCCCAGCGCAAATAACTGTTAAAGAAAATCAATTGGTTCAAACGGTGCAGGATATTTTGAGAAAATAAAAACAGCACAAATTCCTATGTGAGTGGAAGCTGAACACCCAATCTATGTTTACGCATAACTCTGTTTTTGCGAACGATTATGTCAGCCTATCGTATCGAGCGGAGCATAGCATCGCGTAAAATAGCATTAATTCGCGTCTGATAACCTTTACCTTGACTTTTAAGCCATGCCAACACATCGGAATCTACACGCACAGTCGTTACAGTTTTAGTTGGCTTGTAAAATGGATTACGGACAACGTTTTTCCAAAATGCGCTATCTAGTGGTGGAATATCGCTATAATCAATTTCATTGTCGGACATTTTAGCCAATTTATTAATTTCAACTTTCTGCTCATCAGTCAAAGGCGGTAGATTATTCACATCAACCTCATAACGAATTTTCTTCTTCATAACGTTTTCTCTCTTTCAAACTGGCACGTCGTGCCGAAATAATACGAATTACCTCTTTCCCATCTTTATCGTCATAGATAGTATGAGCTACCAGTAGTAATAAAAAGCCATTTACAAGTCCCAAAGTTTGCCAACGATATTCTCCATTTTCAATACGATCCTGTCTAGTCATAGCAAATGGATCTGCAAAGACACGAACAGCTACCTCAAAACTTATACGGTGCTTTCGGAGATTGCTTTCCGCTTTAGTTTTATCCCACTCAAATCTTATTTTCATACTTTATTGTTAATACATTTATGTATATACGTCAAGAGTTTTAATTTTGATATATTTTATACTCTATGTACTTTGCACTGAGCTTTTATTATTTTGTCTTGCTAATGGGTTTCCACTCACACGAACGTTTTTCGTATTCATTATGCTTTAAAATATCTCTTGCTAAGTTTGAACTGATCTCATTGTAATGAGGCATCTTCATTATTAGATATGTTTTATGTTATAATTCCAGTGATATAATTTAGAGAGCGCGTGTGCAATTTGTCCCCTATGACACATGCATACATGTACTTCAAAACAAGTAATTGCAATGCGTTTTTTTATCTAAAAACAGCTGATTGCACTGGTTTATAATTTGCTTAACATCAAGCAATGAAATTATAGCACACAAAACATCATTTATGCACTAATAAAATAAACAATAAACTGTTTATTTTCAATAATTTATACCATTTTTTCTTTGGAAAATGCACTATATTATGATAGTGTAAAAATAGCTTTTCATATCCTCATTTCGTTTCAATTATTTTCCTTAGAAAAGATATAAAAACATGATCAATAAAGTAATTTTAGTCGGCTATCTGGGTGCCGATCCAGAAAGCAGAATAATGCCATCTGGAGTAGAAGTGGCAAATTTTCGTATAGGCACGTCTCAAAAGTATTTAGACAAAGCAACGGGGCAAAAAGTAGAAAAAACAGAATGGCATTCTGTCGTTGTTTTTAATCCACATCTTGCAAAGGTTGCACTTCAGTATCTGAGTAAAGGTTCCAAGGTTTATGTTGAAGGTCAATTACAGACGCGTAAATGGCAAGATAAAAGCGGGCAAACACACTACACAACAGAAATTGTCTTGTCTCAATATAAGGGTGAATTGAAAATCCTTAATAATGTTCAAAAAGATAATGTTGATATGGCCGTTCAAGAGCAAACAATGGCGTGGGAGAACAGTAGACAACAACAGTATTCAGAAACGACTTTGAATGACAAAATCCCGTTTTAATCAGGAGAGTTATCATGAAAAAACGCAAGAAACGGGGAAGACCTAGAATAGTCGGTCAAAGAAGAGAACCCAATGGACGTATCTCGCGTGCAAAAACACCTCGTGAGCCTGTTGATCAGTTAACTCTTGAAATGCGTGCCAAGCGTTATGGGGTGAGTGTTCAAGAGGCAAAAAACCCGCTTATGGGCACTTATGTAGGGCGGTTATATTTATTGGAAAAAAAGATTAATCAAGATCAGTATGATGCGTCACAACAGTATATTCAGGTGTTAAACGATTATCGGTGTGCGAAAGGATTGCCCGGAGCAATATATAATGAAATGCCAACATCTTCTGATGATAGAGAAAGGGACAAGTGGGTTGAAATAGCAACCGACCGCTATAAAGCTATGCAAGAGGTTATCAGAGAAACACAGGGGATATATCGTCAATATAATCTTCATGCTGCATTGCAGTATATCGTTATTGAAGACCAACAACTGGAATATCTTGTCAATTCTCTACGCATCGCTCTAAACGCTCTTCAGAAATACTGTCCGGAAAAGAAAAAAACTTTGTAAGTTCCAGCTTTAATGTGGTTTTCAAA is a genomic window containing:
- the hisS gene encoding histidine--tRNA ligase, with protein sequence MSTKQKKTKAYLPRGFVDRTSVELQALETMIAQIREVYELYGFEALETPIFEYTNVLGKSLPDVDRPNAGVFSLQDDDEQWMSLRYDLTAPLARYVAENFEALPKPYRSYRFGPVFSNDKPGPGRFRQFMQLDADIVGASTVAADAEVCMMAADSLEKLGIKRDEYVIRLSNRKILDAVLENLGLGEDKQANKRLTVFRAIDKLDRLGLEGVRLLLGKGRLDESGDFTKGAELTDDQIEYIISLLNARGETAEGTIDNLKNIVGHNTCGVEGVRELEEIQEIFVASDYKDCMKTDPSVVRGLDYYTGPVFEAELRDMCGQKLTFGSIGGGGRYDGLIARFRNDNVPTTGFSIGLSRLIVILQNTEKLRVIEKTGPVVVLMMDKEPGNVARYQNMVMQLRNEGIRSEVYLGESGIKAQMKYADRRRAPCVVIQGSQECERGVVQIKDLVEGARLANEIKDNQTWRESRPAQITVKENQLVQTVQDILRK
- a CDS encoding BrnA antitoxin family protein; translated protein: MKKKIRYEVDVNNLPPLTDEQKVEINKLAKMSDNEIDYSDIPPLDSAFWKNVVRNPFYKPTKTVTTVRVDSDVLAWLKSQGKGYQTRINAILRDAMLRSIR
- a CDS encoding BrnT family toxin, giving the protein MKIRFEWDKTKAESNLRKHRISFEVAVRVFADPFAMTRQDRIENGEYRWQTLGLVNGFLLLLVAHTIYDDKDGKEVIRIISARRASLKERKRYEEENSL
- the ssb gene encoding single-stranded DNA-binding protein codes for the protein MINKVILVGYLGADPESRIMPSGVEVANFRIGTSQKYLDKATGQKVEKTEWHSVVVFNPHLAKVALQYLSKGSKVYVEGQLQTRKWQDKSGQTHYTTEIVLSQYKGELKILNNVQKDNVDMAVQEQTMAWENSRQQQYSETTLNDKIPF